The Rhodopirellula islandica DNA window CGCCCGCCACCATTTATTTTTCGAACGTCCCAAGGGAGGGTGATCATAAACGCTTGGCAACACGGTACTTCAAAACTGCACGACCTCTGCGCGGGCGGGGTTCGCAAGACGCCAAGCAGGTCGGCAGGAGTCTTTCGGCATTTGGACTGTTTTAGAAAACGCCACTGTTGCCACGTCCAACCGGGGCGAACGCCCAAACGGCTCACATGGTTGTGCCTGATCAGTCCTACCGACCTGCTTGAATTGCGTTCAGGAGGGTGGATTCACCCTTGCGAGCACGGCATTTCCAAACGGCACGACCTTTTCGCAGGGCGGATTGCTGGGACAGGAATGAAACGCAATCGCGTGAAACTAAGACGGAGGTGGATCATGGCTTGATCCGTCTTGTCCTGGCCCGCAAAGTTTCGCTATTCCGGATTTCCCTCAAGATCGTTTCCGTTCGTTGTCGATCCGTGGAGGGGGAGATGTTGCGCCTGGAGAGTCCTGTACGTGGAGGATGTTTCCGTCGACCACTCACGTTCCAAAACGAGAGAAGTACGCATGACAACCGCGTCCAAAAACACTGATCCAAGACGTCCTTCCAATCCGTCACGCGCGGAGTTCGAAGAAATCGCGCCGACCCTGCTGCGATTGCCCGATTTGCATCCGCCAACGGATTCAGGTGAGGGCTGTGCCGAGGAGGATTCGTCGTCCGTCAAGCAAGACGCACCCGCTTCACCGGTGATGCAAGACTTGCTGGATGCGGCGACACAAACCGCGCCCGACGCGGTCAATCATTCCAGCGTCACAAGGCTTCCCGATTTGACGCCGGTTGCTGCGGCTGTGACTTGTCCTGTTCCTCCGCCACCTGCTGCGGTGGAAGAACCGGTGGTGATCGCGAAAGCAGTGGAATCGTTTGCTGCGACTCAACCAAGCTCGCCGCCACGCAACACGTCTGTGGACGCGGGCAAAGCCTCGGTGTCCGCCGAAACCGACCGGGACGGATCCTGGAAAGCCACCTCGGAATCGCTGAGCAATCGGGCCCTGGCTCTGGTTGGTTCTCGGAACACGCTGCTGGCGTTGCTGGCACTGATTGCATGCTGGGCGGTGTTCGCTCCGCGAAGGCATCCCAACGCTCAGCAAAACTCGGAAGTGTTGAGCGCAAAGGAACCGGCTGTCGACGAAACCGCATCCAAGTTGGAAGCGAAGTCCAGTTTCGGTTCGGTGGCATCCAGTAAAAAAACACCTCGACCCAAACAATCTCGGTCCATCTCCGATTCAGCAACGAAAGTCGCTGGCGCGGAAGCCAACACTTTGGCCCCGAAACCGACGCCCTTCAAGGCTGACTCCTACAAGACAGGGGCCTCGGTTGCGGGGGCTTCGAAATTGGGGGGCTCGAGCAGAGAGGGCGCGAACAGTGGGGGCCTGGAAGGCCCAGCGGGCGACATGCCAGGGTTGAACGCACCGACTCATTCGATGAGTAAAACAAAATTAGGGCAGCCGACACGTGCGGGCGAATTCGGATCGGCTCCAAGCGGAACCAGTTTGGTGGAATCGCAGTTGGCATCCTCCGCGACCCAACATGGCGTTGGTGGAGTGCCTCCTTTTGATTCCGCTCCCTTTCACAGCGAACCGGTTGCTGAATCATTCGCCCCCGTGGTCCGTGAACCTCAAGTCGCCATGGCTCCTTCGAACCCTGGTTTGACTTCGCCAGTTTCAGAAGCGAATTCGGAGTTGGGGCTGCCTGACGACGATCGCTCTCTTCCAGGGAACAGTGAGGGTCCAGTGGACGCTGTGTCGCCCGCCATTCCAGCCCCGTTGCAAACCGGCACGCCAGGATTGATCACCAATTGGATCGACTACCTGCCGCCTATGCCATCGGAATTGGGGGAGCAAGCCTCGGCGGATGGTGCACGACCTGCTTCGCCGGAAGTGTTCCCGACCACCCAATCGCCATTGTCTCCGGATTTTCAGTTTGCTTTGCCAGGAGATGGGCCGGAGGTTTCCGTTGGAAACCAAGTTCCCTCCTCCGGCGACCAGCCCGAAGCCAGAGTCGCCACCCCGTCTTTCTTTCCCGAATCCAATCTGCGCCGCTGAGTGACAGGGAAACGTGATGAATCAACCCAATAACTTCATTCAATCGCACGCCCGGAATCGTCGTTACGTTTCCAAGACGGTGGCCCAAATGCAGGCGGTCGATTCGATCGATTCCGCCGTGGTTCCACCGCGGACGAATGACACCGCCACCCAAGAATCATTGACTGGTTTGGAGCGATCCGAACGAGTCACACGGCGACTGGACGAGGCGGTGTTGCGACTGGATCGTGCCGCCTCGATGCGTCGCCAACGAGAAACGGTCGACGAAACCACCGCCGTGGAAACGGCCGTGGTGGAGGAACCTGTGATCCCCGCACCGAAAACGCATTTGCTGAAAGATTCCCCGTCGGCAATCAAACGACCCTCGGATCGATTGAAGCCGATGCGGGGTGATCGTCGCGACGACGCGACCGGAATGCAGTTGGATGCATCTGTGACGGAGTCCACCTCCATCTGGATGGAAACGGCGGACCAATCGACTCGTTTACGCATCGACCGTCCTGTCGATGTGGATGACACCGCTCGACGAATTGGCGAGCCGCTGATCGTTTCGGGCGTCGCCAAGATACCTGCGTCACCGGCTGTCGAAACCAACACCATCGAAATGGATGCTTCGCCGGCGCCAGCTTTCGATTCAGCGCCACCCCGTGCACCGGTTCGTGATTGGGAATCGCATTCGGTTCCGGATGTGGCGGCTCGGGTCACGTTGCAGGTGAGTGAAGCGGAACGTTATCTCGCCGAGTCAATGCAGCAGCAAACCGCGGACATCGCTGAACCAACTCCAGTTGCTGAACCAGCACCCGTTGCGGAAGCCCAGCCGGTTGTGGTTCCCACGGAGGAACCCAAGGAAGTTGCCAAGCGAGCGTTTGTGGCCGCGTGGCAAGTGACGGAACTTGAAATCCCGGACACGGTGTCGGAATTGTTCCTCTGTGGATCGCTGGCCGATCAATTGGGACAACACATCGTGGACGCTCAAGTCGACGGGCTGGGTTCCATCGCTGTGACCAGTGTGCTGCCCGGCGAAGGTCGTTCGACGGTTGCGATGGGCATCGCGCTCAGTGTGGCTTACACCGGAATGAAGGTTGCTTTGGTCGACGCTGACATCGATGGCCCCACGCTGAGCGATGACTTTGCCCTCGAACTGGACCTGGATTGGATCGATGCGATTCGCGATGGCATCCCCGTGGAAGAAGTCGCGGTGGCATCGGAGTCCGACGCGTTGACTTTGATTCCCTTGTTGCCTGGTGCCGACGAACTGTCCCCGGCATCGAGCGAGTTGGAACAGGTGGTCGAACGACTGAAGCAATCCTTTGATCTGGTGATCATTGATTGCGGCACCGCTGCCTTGTCGACCGCCAGCCTTTGTGACTCGGCATTGATCGTGCGTGACATGAGCCGCACCAACGAATCCGACGTGGAGGCACTCGTCAGCGAGCTTCGCCGGAATGGATTGACCGGCGTGGGAATTGTCGAAAACTTCTGCCAAGACACAGAGTGATTTGGGAGCAGTCGGGAAAAAGGTGTCAGGTACCTTTTCCCAACGTTCCGGGAAAAGGTACCTGACACCTTTTTCTGTCATCGCATCGCCGTGGCGTCTCTCGTTGATCAGCGTTCGCGAAAAAGTTCGCTGATCGATTGGTCGTGGTGAATCCGCTTGATCGCCTCGGCCAACAACGGTGCGACCGAAAGTTGGACCAGGTTGGGCAGCAACTTCTCACCTGTCACGGGAATCGTGTCGGTCACGGTGATGGAATCAATCGGAGCATCGCGAAGTCGTTCGATGGCAGGGCCACACAGAACACCGTGGGTGCAAGCGATGTGGATTTCTTTCGCACCGGCTTCGTGAACCAAGCGAGCTGCGCCGCAGATGGATCCAGCGGTGCTGATCATGTCATCGAACATCAACGCGATCTTGCCCTCGACGGGACCGCCAATGATCGTGTTCTGGCGGACTTCCAGAGCGTTGGTGCGGCGTTTGTCGACGATGGCCAAGCTGCCACCGAGCCGTTTGGTGTGACCCAGTGCGCGTTTGATGCTGCCTTCATCGGGACTGACGACCACCACTTCATCACCAGAAAATCGTCGGCTGACAAAGTGGTCGTTGATCACCGGAGCGGCGTACAAGTGATCGACAGGGACGTCGAAGAATCCTTGGATTTGGGCGGCGTGAAGGTCCATGGTGAGGACCCGGTCCGCACCCGCCCGCGTGATCAGATTCGCGACCAATTTCGCGGTGATCGGCACACGACCCTCATCTTTGCGATCCTGACGCGCGTACCCAAAGTAGGGAATGACCGCGGTGATGCGTTCGGCGCTGGCTCGTTTGCAGCAATCGATCATCGTCAACAACTCGATCAAGTTGTCGTTGACCGGCGGGCAAGTCGGTTGCACCAAGAACACGTCGCGACCACGAACGTCTTCATCGAGTTTGCAGTAGTTCTCGCCGTCTGGGAATTGACCCAGCGTGATGCGAGCTGGCTTCAGATGCAGGTGACGACAAAGCTTTTCAGCAAGATCATGGTTTGCTCGGCCACTGAAGATTTTCAGTTCACGCATAACCCATCGCTCGCATTGTTTGGTCGACCAATTGAAGTTCCTCAGGGTTGTTGATGGAAAGCGATTCGCAATCCTGCAGAACGGGCAAGGCTTCGACGGGACGTCCAGCTTCGTGAAGCAGACGAGCACAATCCGTCAGGTAGTATTCGCCTTGAGCGTTGTCGTTGCTGAGTTTGGAAAGCGAATCCAGCAAATCGGCGTTGTTGAACAGGTACGTGCTCATGTTCACTTCACAGATGGCACGTTGTTCATCGGTGGCATCTTTGTGTTCCACGATGCCGGTGAATTGTCCGCTGTCGTCTCGCACGATGCGGCCGAGCCCCGTCGGGTCGTCTTTGGTCAGTGTGCCAAGCAGCAACGCGGGACGCGTGGCTTGGAAGTGCTCAATCAATTTGATCAAACTGGACGGTTGGATCAGCGGCGAGTCACCGGCGATGACCAGTGTCAGGCCATCGTGATCAGCCAATTGATCGAGGCACATTTGAACGGCGTGTCCCGTGCCGAGTTGTTCGGTTTGCTCCGCGAAGGACAATGTCTCGTCGTTGCGAGTCCCCAGTTCCTTGCGGACGAGGTCGGCTTCATAGCCCACCACGGCGATCTTCTTTTGGATGCCAGCCTTGTCAGCGGCGTCCAAAACGAAGTGGATCATGGGGCGATCGACGACCGGGCAAAGCACTTTGGGGAGTTCGCTGTTCATGCGAGTTCCCTTGCCAGCGGCCAGCACAACGAGGCACACGTTGGCGTTTGCAGTGGAGGGAGCGGAGGATTCTGTCTTCGTGGTCATCGGGGGTCCGAGAAAAGCCGTCGGCGACGATGGGGATGGCGAATGAAGAATGACGCGGGCCAACATCGTCCCTTGCCGGTACCTTTCGGGCAAGCCGGTACCTTGCCCGAACCGTCGGCGTGGGAGTTGCTCGTGCCACGATTTCGGGTGTTGGGACGAGCTGGCCGCATTGGAGTGGCCCCCAGGGCGGAGGGCGTGCCGCTTTTTAAGTGCCGTGCTCGTAGCAGCTTGCGAACCCCGCCCGCTGCAGAGGTCGTGCCGTTTTTCTTCACCCTCCCTTTGGGAGGGGCGGACCGCTTCGGGCCGGGAAGAGTTACGCGCTGGATCCAATGCTGAGCCCTCCCCTCGCTCGACCCTCCCAAGGGGAGGGTGATGACAAGCGCCTGGCAATACAGCACCTGAAAGCCGCACGACCTCTTTGTTCCGGGGGAGGTGCACCGTGCGGAAACCCGC harbors:
- a CDS encoding tyrosine-protein kinase family protein; this encodes MNQPNNFIQSHARNRRYVSKTVAQMQAVDSIDSAVVPPRTNDTATQESLTGLERSERVTRRLDEAVLRLDRAASMRRQRETVDETTAVETAVVEEPVIPAPKTHLLKDSPSAIKRPSDRLKPMRGDRRDDATGMQLDASVTESTSIWMETADQSTRLRIDRPVDVDDTARRIGEPLIVSGVAKIPASPAVETNTIEMDASPAPAFDSAPPRAPVRDWESHSVPDVAARVTLQVSEAERYLAESMQQQTADIAEPTPVAEPAPVAEAQPVVVPTEEPKEVAKRAFVAAWQVTELEIPDTVSELFLCGSLADQLGQHIVDAQVDGLGSIAVTSVLPGEGRSTVAMGIALSVAYTGMKVALVDADIDGPTLSDDFALELDLDWIDAIRDGIPVEEVAVASESDALTLIPLLPGADELSPASSELEQVVERLKQSFDLVIIDCGTAALSTASLCDSALIVRDMSRTNESDVEALVSELRRNGLTGVGIVENFCQDTE
- a CDS encoding ribose-phosphate diphosphokinase; the protein is MRELKIFSGRANHDLAEKLCRHLHLKPARITLGQFPDGENYCKLDEDVRGRDVFLVQPTCPPVNDNLIELLTMIDCCKRASAERITAVIPYFGYARQDRKDEGRVPITAKLVANLITRAGADRVLTMDLHAAQIQGFFDVPVDHLYAAPVINDHFVSRRFSGDEVVVVSPDEGSIKRALGHTKRLGGSLAIVDKRRTNALEVRQNTIIGGPVEGKIALMFDDMISTAGSICGAARLVHEAGAKEIHIACTHGVLCGPAIERLRDAPIDSITVTDTIPVTGEKLLPNLVQLSVAPLLAEAIKRIHHDQSISELFRER
- a CDS encoding sugar phosphate nucleotidyltransferase — translated: MCLVVLAAGKGTRMNSELPKVLCPVVDRPMIHFVLDAADKAGIQKKIAVVGYEADLVRKELGTRNDETLSFAEQTEQLGTGHAVQMCLDQLADHDGLTLVIAGDSPLIQPSSLIKLIEHFQATRPALLLGTLTKDDPTGLGRIVRDDSGQFTGIVEHKDATDEQRAICEVNMSTYLFNNADLLDSLSKLSNDNAQGEYYLTDCARLLHEAGRPVEALPVLQDCESLSINNPEELQLVDQTMRAMGYA